In one window of Candidatus Binatia bacterium DNA:
- a CDS encoding TIGR03560 family F420-dependent LLM class oxidoreductase produces MLEGSLRGTRVALLVIGTLAVLSCADRKPAPPAVPKPEPSVRFGLMTPTDGARYEDILRAWREAERLGWHSLWLNDHFMPVFGDTDRNQYEAWTLLAALAAQTERVRIGVLVTGNTYRNPALLAKMAATVDEISRGRLDLGIGAGWYRQEHFAYGFHFGSDRERAERLEEALKVLNLLWGEEHPTFRGKYYALYRAPFAPRGVQSPRVPIIVGGQGKKWIVPLVARYADGWNAPVQTDAQGFAERVELIRQECQRIGRHNCPTRFSKMFALVTISNMPLVGPAIRTGARMLPQVDAGTARHLLAGSPADIAEQILPFVRAGCNEVIVSFLPPFESETIRQFTAEVIPRVLAAQGNS; encoded by the coding sequence ATGCTCGAGGGAAGTCTCCGGGGCACACGGGTTGCGCTGCTCGTAATCGGTACCCTTGCTGTGCTGAGCTGCGCAGACCGGAAACCTGCACCGCCGGCCGTGCCAAAGCCCGAACCATCGGTCCGCTTCGGTTTGATGACGCCCACGGATGGTGCTCGCTACGAGGACATTTTGCGTGCCTGGCGTGAAGCGGAACGACTCGGGTGGCACAGTTTGTGGCTCAATGATCACTTCATGCCGGTATTCGGCGACACGGATCGCAACCAGTACGAAGCCTGGACGCTGCTGGCGGCACTCGCTGCCCAGACCGAGCGCGTGCGCATCGGCGTACTGGTTACCGGCAACACCTACCGCAACCCTGCTTTGCTGGCGAAAATGGCCGCCACGGTCGACGAAATTTCTCGTGGCCGTCTGGACCTCGGCATCGGCGCCGGCTGGTACCGCCAGGAGCACTTTGCGTACGGTTTTCACTTCGGTTCCGACCGGGAACGAGCGGAGCGCTTGGAAGAGGCACTCAAGGTTCTCAACCTGCTTTGGGGCGAAGAGCATCCCACCTTTCGCGGAAAGTACTACGCCCTCTACCGTGCACCGTTTGCTCCGCGCGGCGTGCAGTCTCCTCGCGTCCCCATCATCGTTGGCGGGCAAGGGAAAAAATGGATCGTACCGCTCGTGGCTCGCTACGCCGATGGCTGGAACGCACCTGTGCAAACCGATGCACAAGGTTTTGCCGAGCGCGTGGAGCTCATCCGTCAGGAATGTCAACGGATCGGACGACACAACTGCCCCACGCGTTTCTCGAAAATGTTCGCCTTGGTGACCATCTCGAACATGCCTCTCGTGGGTCCCGCGATAAGAACCGGGGCGCGCATGCTGCCGCAGGTGGACGCCGGAACGGCACGCCACCTTCTAGCGGGCTCCCCCGCGGACATTGCCGAACAAATCCTACCGTTTGTGCGCGCCGGCTGTAACGAAGTAATCGTGAGTTTCCTCCCTCCGTTCGAATCCGAAACGATTCGGCAGTTCACGGCTGAAGTGATTCCGCGCGTCCTGGCAGCGCAAGGGAACTCCTAA
- a CDS encoding acyl-CoA dehydrogenase family protein — protein MDWNIGTTERMIRDTFRDYFLQHLEPLVPPMERGEELPYPFMRRMHRELGLDAFLSRRAESTATEHSPLNDFGLDERVLKFARITFSVEMARVSPSFALSYGASVGLFGANVAARGTPEQVERFALPVLRCERIGCWCLTEPQAGSDALGGMRTRARFDGDTYVLTGSKTFITNAPYADLFLVYARVQGGPLDGSIQPFIVERGTPGLATGAPMRKMGMHGSPTGEVFLDEVRIPATHLLGGGVRQRDHVKSSLAQERLGLAALSYGIAERCFEIARDYAKQRHQFGQPIANFQLVQQRLARMYVALSNARRFVYADYYSDRPLAESLAEICAGKLYCAEVGTFVAFEAIHILGGYGYIEDYTVERLARDAKLIELGGGTTEMQILTIAREILR, from the coding sequence ATGGACTGGAACATTGGCACCACGGAAAGGATGATTCGCGATACTTTCCGCGACTACTTTCTACAACATCTCGAACCGCTCGTACCCCCGATGGAGCGTGGGGAGGAGTTGCCCTATCCGTTCATGCGAAGGATGCACCGCGAGCTCGGGCTGGATGCCTTCCTGTCTCGGCGAGCGGAGTCGACCGCCACGGAGCACAGTCCTCTCAATGATTTCGGGCTCGATGAGCGAGTGCTCAAATTCGCGCGCATCACCTTTTCGGTAGAAATGGCCCGCGTGAGCCCCTCATTTGCTCTGAGCTATGGCGCGAGTGTGGGCCTTTTTGGAGCAAATGTGGCCGCACGCGGAACTCCGGAGCAAGTAGAGCGATTTGCTTTACCGGTGTTGCGCTGTGAGCGGATCGGCTGCTGGTGCCTGACCGAACCCCAGGCCGGGAGTGACGCCCTCGGCGGCATGCGCACCCGTGCTCGCTTCGATGGCGACACGTACGTGCTCACCGGCAGCAAGACATTCATCACCAACGCCCCCTACGCCGACTTGTTCTTGGTCTACGCCCGCGTACAAGGCGGACCACTGGACGGCTCGATCCAGCCCTTCATCGTGGAACGGGGTACTCCCGGGCTAGCCACCGGAGCGCCCATGCGAAAAATGGGGATGCACGGATCGCCGACCGGCGAGGTGTTCCTCGACGAGGTTAGGATTCCTGCAACCCATCTGCTCGGCGGGGGAGTGCGCCAGCGCGATCATGTGAAGTCCAGCCTTGCCCAAGAACGGCTCGGGCTCGCAGCGCTCTCCTACGGTATTGCTGAGCGCTGTTTCGAGATCGCTCGCGACTATGCCAAACAGCGCCACCAGTTCGGGCAGCCGATCGCCAACTTTCAGCTCGTGCAACAGCGTTTGGCCCGCATGTACGTTGCCCTGAGCAATGCGCGCCGCTTCGTCTACGCGGACTACTACAGTGATCGACCGCTGGCGGAGTCGCTGGCGGAAATTTGCGCCGGCAAGCTGTACTGCGCTGAAGTCGGGACCTTCGTTGCCTTCGAGGCAATCCACATCCTTGGGGGCTACGGGTACATCGAGGACTACACTGTGGAGCGGCTGGCACGCGACGCCAAGCTCATCGAGCTCGGCGGTGGCACGACGGAAATGCAAATACTAACGATTGCCCGCGAAATCCTCCGCTAA
- a CDS encoding lactonase family protein, whose translation MRSFTSVFRVGIELLRFGLTDFRVVDELRLPPSGVASRPLASAPNGATLYFPMVADGECRVAALAVGEDRIVATAPCIGLMGTIAVEPEGTWVVAASYADQLGTHLLTVWDAELTTQIALRQVRGGLFVLVPGACLDVDPCPADCNGDGVVSVNEVVRAVRSALAGTEPLDCFAADSTGDDRVTVDERVAAVEDLLQGCN comes from the coding sequence GTGCGCTCCTTCACTTCCGTTTTTCGCGTCGGAATCGAACTTCTTCGTTTCGGTCTCACCGACTTCAGGGTAGTAGACGAGTTGCGCTTGCCACCTTCCGGCGTGGCTTCGCGCCCGTTGGCCTCCGCCCCAAACGGCGCGACGTTGTACTTCCCCATGGTTGCCGACGGTGAGTGCCGCGTAGCCGCCCTGGCAGTGGGCGAAGATCGGATCGTAGCGACGGCCCCCTGCATCGGTCTGATGGGCACGATCGCGGTCGAGCCTGAAGGCACGTGGGTGGTCGCCGCTAGCTATGCCGACCAATTGGGAACTCACTTGTTAACGGTGTGGGATGCTGAACTGACCACACAAATTGCATTGCGCCAGGTGCGAGGCGGGCTGTTCGTGCTTGTTCCAGGAGCGTGCCTGGATGTGGACCCATGCCCTGCCGATTGTAATGGCGACGGGGTCGTCTCCGTGAATGAAGTTGTTCGTGCGGTCAGAAGTGCTCTAGCCGGCACCGAGCCGCTCGACTGCTTCGCTGCCGATAGCACCGGCGACGACCGCGTCACCGTAGACGAGCGGGTGGCGGCAGTCGAGGACCTGCTGCAGGGATGCAACTAG